From a single Solanum dulcamara chromosome 4, daSolDulc1.2, whole genome shotgun sequence genomic region:
- the LOC129886312 gene encoding F-box protein At5g49610-like: protein MDRGKRPDRSLAAQNNKIYMDLKDIIREHSLSFLPAKSLFKFRAVCRDWKLQISSPFFAHKQSLSCRGTSGFFLQKPDGSPSLIPIDPSFCGVPDPFLKFLPEPVDIRSSSNGLLCCQGCSGDRAYYICNPVTQQWKKFPKSNADHGSDPVIVLLYEPSLLNFVAEYKIICAFPSTDFGDAIEFDIYSSKGNSWEVAGEIHFGARASRMPKSGVHVNGVVYWMTNTGSILSFDLTKERSQLLQNYDSHGILGEFRGKLCKTNVWGNSISFNILDNVHSNTMQMGSQTRMWSVKQEVVLDSRVVGDVGGGGFSVLHVDSDMLVVRRGGKAFWYDFKSRATKCIPGEFHNATRCLPYVNSLVSL from the coding sequence ATGGATCGTGGAAAAAGGCCAGACAGATCTCTTGCTGCACAGAATAATAAGATCTATATGGATCTTAAGGACATCATCAGGGAAcattccctttcttttcttcctgcCAAATCACTTTTCAAATTCCGTGCTGTATGTAGGGACTGGAAACTCCAGATTTCGAGTCCATTTTTTGCCCATAAACAGTCCCTTTCTTGTCGCGGTACTTCAGGCTTCTTTCTCCAAAAACCTGATGGTTCTCCTTCTCTCATACCCATAGACCCAAGCTTTTGTGGGGTGCCAGATCCATTCCTTAAGTTTTTGCCCGAGCCTGTTGACATTAGGTCCTCCTCTAATGGACTGCTTTGCTGCCAAGGTTGTTCAGGGGACAGGGCCTACTACATATGTAATCCTGTTACTCAGCAGTGGAAGAAATTTCCAAAATCTAATGCGGATCATGGATCAGATCCAGTGATTGTGCTCTTATATGAACCATCATTGCTCAACTTTGTAGCTGAGTACAAAATTATATGCGCTTTTCCATCCACAGATTTTGGTGATGCAATTGAGTTTGATATCTATTCATCCAAAGGGAATTCTTGGGAAGTTGCTGGGGAGATCCATTTTGGAGCTAGAGCATCACGTATGCCAAAATCAGGGGTTCACGTGAATGGTGTTGTTTACTGGATGACAAATACTGGTAGTATTCTTTCTTTTGATCTAACAAAGGAGAGGTCACAGCTCCTTCAAAACTATGATTCTCATGGGATTTTGGGGGAGTTTAGAGGAAAGCTCTGTAAGACTAATGTTTGGGGTAATTCGATCAGTTTTAACATTTTGGATAATGTCCACTCAAATACAATGCAAATGGGAAGCCAAACCAGAATGTGGTCAGTAAAACAGGAGGTTGTTCTTGACAGTAGAGTTGTTGGGGATGTAGGGGGAGGGGGCTTCTCAGTTTTACATGTTGACAGTGATATGTTGGTGGTCCGAAGAGGGGGGAAAGCCTTTTGGTATGATTTCAAGTCTCGTGCAACAAAATGCATTCCGGGTGAATTTCATAATGCGACCAGATGCTTGCCCTACGTCAACAGCTTAGTCTCTCTCTAG